GCCGTCATAATCGCCGCCTTCGGCAAGGCCCCCACCGAGGTCAGCCACTCCGCAGTCGGTCCGGGCATCGGCAGGCCCCAGCATCTTGCATGGGGAGACACCACATGGGAAGGTCGATAACGTCGATGATGGCGGTATTTGCAGTGATTTTGGTCGCGGGGCTCTCTGTTGGCTGGGGGCAACAGGCTACGGTCAAGCTCTTGTCGCCGAAGGACGGGGAAGTCATAGGTTCCAGTATGTTGATACAGTGGGAGTTCAAGGAGGCAGGGGATATCGACCACATCCATCTCTACCTGGACGGGCGCAACCCGGGGCCACCGTTTGGGACTTCGATGCAACTCGTAGGGCTCTCGAACGGACCGCACGTCGTCAGGATCGTCGCGGCGAATACGCGTCACCAGGAGGTCGGACCTGAGATCAGCGCGAAGGTAACCGTGAATGGGAGGGCTGTGCCGTAACAGTGACATTTGACGGGCTACACTTGTCATCCCGGCTGCGGCTTCTACATTCCCTCCGCTGGAGTCGGCGAGTGTGAGAGTAGGCTGCTCAAGATGCAGGGTTGGAGCTATACGTCGGCTTCTCTCGAGCTGCAATAGCTGATGCGACCGTGACCTCTGCACGCGCAGCGACGAAGCAATCTTACCGTTCTTCGCAGCTTCGACAACACTGAGATCGCCGCGCTCCCGTCGGTCGCTCGCAACGACGAGCCAGTGGCGGGACGGTCGCGCCACACACTTTCGTGCCCATGGGCGCACCGCGGGCGTATGGGGTATTGGTCCGGAATACACGACGAAAAGGATGGGCAGACCAGTGTCAGGGTCACGCAGCGGAGTCGAGACTACACCTATGTAACCTCTTGCGATCGGGGTGACAGGCGAGGGTAATCCGGTAAGCTGAATGGCCGGTGCAGCCGGGCCGATCCAGCCTGGTTTTACGCGGCAGGCAGTGGTTTGATTCGCTTGACCTCCGGAGCAATCTTCTGGGCCGCATCCCATAAATCTACCGCACGCTGCGCGTTGAGCCAGAACTCTGGTGAGTTGCCGAACAGACGCGACAGCCTGAGCGCCATTTCCGGGCTGACCGACCGGCGCTCACGAAGCAATTCATTCACCGTCTGGCGGGATACGCCCAGCACGTGCGCGAAACCTGACACCGTAAGCCCGTAGTCGGGAAGGGAATCCTCCCGAAGCATCTCGCCCGGATGGATCGGGCGCACCGTCTTCCGTCTGGTTTTTGGAATGCCCATTCTGCACCTCACGTCAGTGATCATCCGCCACTACGATCGGAAGAATGTGGTAGTGAAGCCAAAACTCCGGGGATGCGAAGTGGTTCAAAGGTCAGTACTCTTACCTTCACGGCGGGCACCGCGCGCAGCTTCGCCCAGAGCGTCAAGCCTTCCGGACTTCACGTCTGCCTCGAACTGCCGATCCCATGCTTGAGCATCAAACTCCGCGTACCATTTGCGGAATTCGACAATCTCCGCTCCCGACAAATTCCGAATCTCCTCCTCGAGTTCATCAAGTTTGCGCATATGTCACCTCATAAGCCGAAGAATACGCCCGTACTACCTTCTCCATCTTTCCATCAGTTTACTATTAACTGAGCCGTTCAGACCACTGCAAACGTGACAGGCTATCTCCTGACACTGCCGGGCTGATCAAGGCTGCTGTGGCCACAGTATTCCTTTACCCTACAAGCCTATGCGGCCCGCAAAAGAAACTCAACCTTCACGGCTTTAAACGGACACTCAATGCGGCCATCGGCGGTTCGGGTGAGGACGCCGGCGTTGAGCAAGGCCGTTACGTCACCGTGCACAGCCTTGACGTCTCGATGAACCCGACGGGCTGTTTCACGGATTGACACTAGGCCGGCGCCGCACAACGCCTTCAGCAGTTCCCACCGCTTTTCCGTCAGTACCTTCCAGGGGAGTTCAGGCGTGGCAGAGCTGATGCGGGCGCTCCGCCGAGGTTTATCGGTTTTCCATGCCTGAGTAAAATCCGCCATAGCATCGGCCGGCGAACAAACATCAAGCGTCACGGTTTTCATTACTCCACCTCTCAATGTCGGATTGGAAGTCCGCCAGCAGTTGGTCGAGCGTGGTGAATCTGTGGCGGTATCGGTTCCCCCGCAGTGTCGGTGGTCGCCTTTCCCGCATGTGATCATGTTGTCAATAGGTCCAACATGCCGCGGTGGGACTAGGGGCCGAACGCCTTCCGCCTCAGCCGACCGGGGCGGCGGCACTGCCGCCCCGCCGCGCTATCGTCAGACTACTCGTTGTCATCTCGACCCGCAAGAACGTTGCGACCCTGTTCGGCTGCATGCAGCCGTTAGGCGCTGGTTCACGCGGACGTCCGGACCTCTTTCGCAACCCGCTCGGCAAGAAACATCTTCAGCAGTGACTGGTATGGCACATCCCGCTGATTCGCAAGCATCTTGAGATCAGCCAGGAGCGCCGCAGGCAAACGAAGAGAGATGGTTTCCGTTGACGGCTTCAGGTCCGGAAATACCGCGGGCCTACCCTTCGCCCAGTCCACGTGTTCAGCCGTATCGTGCGTCGCCCAATACGCGCGCTCTTCGGCCTCAGATGTAAATGATGGAATAGTTTTCATTTTCTTATGCTTTACCATATGCCCGCCTTTCAGTTCGGCTCATCGGGCGAGCCGATATCACGCGAAGCGACTTCCCGCGAATAGTGAATACGATCGTCAACAACCGACCGGCGTTCGTCTTACCAAGAGCGAAGTGACGTTCTTCGCCGTGGCCCAGATGCGCTTCCGCTACGAGAATCGGTCGATTGAAGAACACCTGTTCGGCCTCCGTCCATGTGACGGCATGTTTACCCTCGCTTTTCGAGAGATTGCCGGCGTCCCACTCGAACGATTCAACGCCGGAGAAATGCTCTGGTATCACCGCCATATCGATAGTATACGATAGTTATATACACGTGATCAAGCGCTTAAGGCCCTGTGCCAAGGTCCGGCGGCCAAGGTATCGTGTTGACGAGAGAGCGACATGGGTCAAGAGCAGACTTGACCCTTTTCCTTTTCCCGACGGCGATCGGCAAGGAGTTTTTCGTCCGCTCGGCCAAGGTAGGGGGCCAAGCGCCCTCCGCGTCATGCTGCCGTTCGCCTATGCCAGTCGTTTCCTGGCCGGCCGGACTTCATAGAGGGCATAGTCTTCCTTCACGAGGGCGGCGGTGTCCGTCGGCGCTTTTTCAAACCGAAGCTCAGCCGTCGCGAACAGGTCAGCCGTCTCTGCTTTGAGGTACCGGGCAGCCATGCGGCAGTATTCCGGATCGATTTCGATCCCAATGCTGTTTCGTCCGGTGCGCAGTGCTGCGACCATCGTCG
Above is a genomic segment from Candidatus Methylomirabilota bacterium containing:
- a CDS encoding DNA-binding protein: MKTVTLDVCSPADAMADFTQAWKTDKPRRSARISSATPELPWKVLTEKRWELLKALCGAGLVSIRETARRVHRDVKAVHGDVTALLNAGVLTRTADGRIECPFKAVKVEFLLRAA
- the higA gene encoding addiction module antidote protein, HigA family translates to MGIPKTRRKTVRPIHPGEMLREDSLPDYGLTVSGFAHVLGVSRQTVNELLRERRSVSPEMALRLSRLFGNSPEFWLNAQRAVDLWDAAQKIAPEVKRIKPLPAA